One part of the Cupriavidus taiwanensis genome encodes these proteins:
- a CDS encoding PRTRC system protein C — protein sequence MAIEVTKLTREFAYNGMTLMDPGQQFTPEQVKDVYAAQYPELTTAAVDGPEHKGEVARYTFVRAAGAKGADAQV from the coding sequence ATGGCAATCGAAGTCACGAAGCTCACGCGCGAGTTTGCCTACAACGGCATGACGTTGATGGACCCTGGTCAGCAGTTCACGCCGGAACAGGTCAAGGACGTCTATGCGGCTCAGTATCCGGAGCTCACCACCGCCGCGGTGGATGGCCCGGAGCACAAGGGCGAAGTCGCTCGCTACACGTTCGTGCGCGCCGCCGGCGCGAAGGGCGCTGATGCGCAAGTCTGA
- a CDS encoding PRTRC system protein E, giving the protein MFTELAALVRASEKVVVTLTMQGDLMSVVVVPVIKNAADAALTTPLALSATPAELDEGFAQALASVTAARQSLAEQAEATKSILEAAKSSQSSKATKALVKAAAPSDASDSSDAEEGDSKPQEAAGGDASAKAEGSAATSGGTDLASLL; this is encoded by the coding sequence ATGTTCACTGAACTGGCTGCGCTCGTGCGCGCGAGTGAGAAAGTGGTCGTCACGCTCACCATGCAGGGCGACCTGATGTCTGTTGTCGTTGTTCCCGTCATCAAGAATGCGGCGGATGCTGCGCTGACCACGCCGCTGGCGCTGTCGGCCACGCCCGCCGAACTGGACGAAGGCTTCGCGCAGGCCCTGGCCAGCGTCACCGCAGCCCGCCAGTCGCTCGCAGAGCAGGCCGAGGCCACCAAATCCATTCTCGAAGCGGCCAAGTCCTCGCAGTCGAGCAAGGCCACCAAGGCACTGGTCAAGGCTGCGGCACCGTCGGATGCGTCAGACTCGTCCGATGCCGAGGAAGGCGATAGCAAGCCGCAAGAGGCTGCTGGCGGCGATGCCTCGGCGAAAGCCGAAGGCAGCGCTGCCACCTCGGGCGGTACGGATCTAGCATCGTTGCTCTGA
- a CDS encoding PRTRC system protein F: MTFCDEVEITDLVIAQFDAGVLRASDVSDPTGAGDAFAQAMFAWLNPRIPHCQRLQFGFALIDQAAAADQLTQFGWEDALNSPLYLAIELPGEQVFSIGTARAQALRAADPSLLFTAMSLVDAACSRSLFVRTPDVLLDEFARWHWDYDATLADDDSAREFLKENWGGDDADIERYLPSVVRPELAPDDTLPRHSHVQAGSSSLRVLSQRTLRALARSDDAWLGETCAALADLRLTLARARDRSAIAGAQWAEPAYSAATIAYCESNYVSEVLDNHFECASNSGEATMFQCFIPIATQRQAIRQQFGDLASMLQIIGALDRVLTFISS; the protein is encoded by the coding sequence GTGACCTTCTGCGATGAGGTCGAGATCACCGACCTGGTGATCGCCCAGTTCGACGCAGGTGTGCTGCGAGCGAGCGACGTGTCCGATCCCACCGGGGCCGGCGACGCCTTCGCGCAAGCGATGTTCGCGTGGTTGAACCCGCGCATCCCGCACTGTCAGCGCCTGCAGTTTGGCTTCGCGTTGATCGACCAGGCCGCCGCGGCGGACCAGCTGACCCAGTTCGGTTGGGAAGACGCGCTCAATTCGCCGCTTTACCTGGCGATTGAGCTGCCCGGGGAGCAAGTGTTTTCAATCGGCACTGCCAGGGCACAGGCGCTGCGCGCGGCGGACCCCTCGTTGCTTTTCACAGCCATGAGTCTCGTCGACGCCGCCTGCTCGAGGTCACTCTTCGTGCGAACGCCCGATGTGTTGCTGGACGAATTTGCCCGGTGGCATTGGGACTACGACGCGACCTTGGCGGATGACGACAGTGCGCGGGAATTCCTGAAGGAAAACTGGGGCGGAGATGACGCGGACATCGAGCGCTATCTGCCTTCGGTCGTACGGCCGGAGCTTGCGCCCGATGACACCCTGCCACGGCATTCGCATGTCCAGGCCGGCTCGTCCAGCCTTAGGGTCCTTTCGCAACGCACCTTGCGTGCTTTGGCACGCTCGGACGATGCGTGGCTGGGTGAAACCTGCGCGGCTTTGGCCGATCTGCGGCTGACGTTGGCGAGAGCGCGCGATCGATCAGCAATCGCCGGCGCCCAATGGGCTGAGCCAGCCTACTCCGCAGCCACGATCGCGTATTGCGAGAGCAACTACGTATCGGAAGTGCTCGACAACCATTTCGAGTGCGCGAGCAACAGTGGCGAGGCCACGATGTTCCAGTGCTTCATTCCCATCGCGACGCAGCGCCAGGCTATCCGCCAGCAGTTCGGTGATCTGGCCAGCATGCTGCAGATCATCGGTGCGCTAGACCGTGTCTTGACTTTCATCTCTTCATAG
- a CDS encoding PRTRC system protein A has translation MHPADVTLQQSFPSVMVPRFSKLEPMSRAGERLLIAANGVFLEVSRPWIRLVRCLGQFQHRTAVPYGDAREETDLVCGRIPAKLIGEFAAMAREAHPKETGAWIVWNATTAAFRLVPVGILEHSAGHLKYQRPELGTDDVLVVDCHSHGRSPAFFSATDDGDDRHDVKFAFVIGNCASAVPSMALRLCAKGIFEKVEKVPAEWYAACEEAMA, from the coding sequence ATGCATCCTGCTGATGTCACCCTGCAACAGTCGTTCCCGTCGGTCATGGTGCCGCGCTTCTCCAAGCTCGAACCCATGTCCCGGGCCGGCGAGCGGCTTCTCATTGCCGCGAACGGTGTATTTCTCGAAGTTTCACGCCCCTGGATCCGGCTGGTGCGCTGCCTCGGGCAGTTTCAGCATCGCACCGCTGTACCGTACGGCGACGCCCGGGAGGAAACGGACCTGGTCTGCGGCCGCATCCCGGCGAAGCTGATCGGAGAGTTCGCCGCCATGGCGCGCGAGGCCCATCCGAAGGAAACGGGTGCCTGGATCGTTTGGAACGCCACGACCGCGGCGTTCCGTCTCGTCCCGGTTGGCATCCTCGAGCACAGCGCTGGCCACCTGAAGTATCAGCGGCCCGAGCTCGGCACAGACGATGTGCTGGTGGTCGATTGCCATTCTCATGGCCGTTCACCGGCGTTTTTCTCCGCCACCGACGATGGTGACGACCGGCACGACGTGAAGTTCGCGTTCGTGATTGGCAATTGCGCATCCGCGGTGCCTTCCATGGCGCTGCGGCTGTGTGCCAAGGGCATTTTCGAGAAGGTGGAAAAGGTGCCGGCGGAGTGGTATGCCGCCTGTGAGGAGGCGATGGCATGA
- a CDS encoding PRTRC system protein B: MAEILTATRSHDVALQGAILLYGRSVAEFSYATAHRIEPDASTGRPVIGAGTPLNRQALIQAVRQVAEASLPKGEFLTPNVLSISPTAVTWWCPPCQRRVFFQCNEFGERSAVVPHPGLVFQASHAGFRVFALSGEDRPIPAALLHEPPYFNTWDNGKICIGSAHVPKQIDVVSIAGWESGFFDSAFTHPNHGNPRVNFERGPYAFWKDMLDGRFTDYPKQVLIPMKRTLADLIAGKLDK; this comes from the coding sequence ATGGCCGAGATCCTGACCGCCACGCGGTCGCATGACGTGGCGCTGCAAGGCGCCATTTTGCTGTACGGCCGCTCTGTCGCCGAGTTCTCGTATGCCACCGCGCATCGGATCGAACCTGACGCAAGCACTGGCCGTCCCGTCATCGGGGCCGGCACGCCGCTCAATCGACAGGCGCTGATTCAGGCCGTGCGCCAGGTTGCAGAAGCATCGCTGCCAAAAGGCGAGTTCCTCACGCCGAATGTCCTGTCAATCAGTCCGACCGCGGTGACGTGGTGGTGCCCGCCATGCCAACGCCGCGTGTTCTTCCAGTGCAACGAATTTGGAGAACGCAGCGCAGTGGTGCCGCATCCGGGCTTGGTCTTCCAAGCCTCGCACGCGGGATTCCGCGTGTTCGCGCTGTCTGGCGAGGACCGGCCGATACCGGCCGCGCTGCTGCACGAGCCGCCGTACTTCAACACCTGGGACAACGGGAAGATCTGCATTGGCAGCGCACATGTGCCCAAGCAGATCGACGTCGTCTCGATTGCCGGCTGGGAATCGGGGTTCTTCGATTCGGCCTTCACCCATCCCAACCATGGGAATCCGCGCGTCAACTTCGAGCGCGGTCCCTATGCCTTTTGGAAGGACATGCTCGACGGCCGGTTCACCGACTACCCGAAGCAAGTCCTCATCCCCATGAAACGCACGCTGGCCGATCTGATCGCCGGCAAACTGGATAAATGA
- a CDS encoding PRTRC system ThiF family protein: protein MIEHRIPTAMTRRAWNVIVVGAGGTGSALLPNLARLHHAMLELGHPGGIACTVYDDDLVSETNVGRQGFYPVDVGQPKATLLVNRLNNLMGTRWEARVSRVDSRDRFRCDMVIGCVDTRRARKAILGAMTRGGGGYYLDCGNESDSGQIILGQVRGKAAERLPHVGDLFPELLDPKGDKKDTAPSCSMADALSRQSLVINQAIAVQAYNLLWTLFRTGTLQYCGAFVNLAAGRTNPLPIDPQAWARFGYHLPEPKRATRAPRQAD, encoded by the coding sequence ATGATTGAGCATCGCATTCCTACGGCCATGACCAGGCGCGCCTGGAACGTCATCGTGGTCGGTGCCGGCGGTACGGGTAGTGCGCTGCTTCCCAATCTGGCACGTTTGCACCACGCGATGCTGGAATTGGGCCACCCCGGCGGTATCGCCTGCACCGTCTACGATGATGACCTCGTCAGCGAGACCAATGTTGGCCGACAGGGATTCTATCCGGTCGATGTTGGCCAGCCGAAGGCAACTTTGCTGGTGAATCGCCTGAACAACCTAATGGGCACGCGCTGGGAAGCGCGGGTCAGTCGCGTTGACAGTCGCGACCGCTTTCGCTGTGACATGGTGATCGGCTGCGTCGATACGCGTCGCGCGCGCAAGGCGATCCTGGGCGCGATGACGCGTGGCGGTGGCGGCTATTACCTCGACTGCGGCAACGAGTCGGACAGCGGCCAGATCATTCTTGGGCAGGTCCGCGGCAAGGCGGCGGAACGGCTGCCCCATGTGGGCGACTTGTTCCCTGAACTGCTGGACCCGAAAGGGGACAAGAAGGACACCGCGCCGTCCTGTTCGATGGCCGATGCGCTCAGCAGGCAATCGCTGGTGATCAACCAGGCGATCGCGGTGCAGGCGTACAATTTGCTGTGGACGCTGTTCCGCACGGGCACCCTGCAGTACTGCGGCGCGTTTGTGAATCTGGCAGCCGGTCGCACCAACCCGCTGCCGATCGACCCCCAGGCTTGGGCGAGATTCGGGTATCACCTACCTGAGCCGAAGCGCGCGACGCGCGCGCCTCGCCAAGCCGACTGA